Part of the Candidatus Lokiarchaeota archaeon genome is shown below.
CGTCCAGAAAATGCCTTCTGCAACCTCATCCATAAACTCGATTGAGAACACCACTTCATACTCATCCGTGCCGTTATAGTAGCTACTCTCGTTCCGATACAAGCTTATGAAATTGCTCTGAGAGGGTTCATCGCTCCCGGGTTCATAGTCCAGACTTACAAGTGTCCAAGAATCAGCTGTCGCGTTATATTCGAGAACAAAGACGGGGCTTCGCTCGATACTTTTTGAACCCCAGAATCGTACCGAATCAAGGCTGTTCCCATCCCCTAAGAAGCTCTTGGGTATGGTAATATTCAGAAACAACCTCGTGCCAAATTCAACACGAAAAGCGTTCTCTGAGGTACTTGTAAGGTTCTCAGCATAACCGAGCCATAGTGTTGGCTGGGGCCCAAAGACCCACTGAGAGTTTTGTGAGGTGTGTTCAAAATCTTCCACCTCATCTTCAACTCGCCAAGACACATTCAGCTCGGGATCTCCAGTTTCCTGAGCGGTGCCATAGCTAATGCCATACACCGCACTCAGGACAATAATTCCGAGTATTAGAATCGTTCCTATTTTCTTCATGTAAATCATCCCTGCACGCAAGCCGTAATCAGTTCTTTCGAACTTGATCTATAGCCAGTGCTAAAGGTGAAGAATTCAAGCACTGAGGTGGTTGGCAGGTAGCGTGCCATCATGTTTTCTACATAGGTGTATGGTTCTTTGGTTTTAAAGGAAGAATGAATGAAGGTTATAGATGAATCATATATTAAGAATAAATAGATTTGTTATTACAATTCCTCGAAGTATAGCCGCAGTAACTCGGCCACACATCGAGCTCTAGAAACACACCCTCTGTCACGGTGGGGATCAGAACCGTCAAACATACCCGATACAGTACCTAAACAGCCATCCCTTATTGACGAAAGGACAGGCCGGAAGAACTTTTTCTCTGCTTCCTGCCTGGTCCCCTTGTCTCTTCCGTGTAAGTTCAGATATGCTGAGATGAAAGGACCAATCAGCCAAGGATGAACTGTCCCCTGATGCACTGAACCTGCCCTGCTCCGAGGGCCGCCGGTATGGGCAGGAGCATATCTTGGATCACTCGGAGCCAGAGTCCTCAAACCATATGGAGTGACAAGCTCTTCTTCAACAACAGAGAGAATGCTCTTTGCTTTCTTGGTATCCAATAGATTGTAGGGAAGGCTCAGGGCAAAAACCTGATTGGGGCGAAGCGATTCATCATTGCGATCATCCGTTACTACATCGTAGAGATACCCAAGCTCATCGTCCCAAAAAGTCTGGACAAAGGCCTCTTTTATCCAAGATGCCACAGCCTTGTATTCGTACGAATCGCGGCCCATCAACTCACAAAGGTCACCCGCCGCCATCAATGCATTGAACCAGAGGGCATTCACTTCAACGCATTTGCCGGTGCGTGGTGTTGCGAGCCAGTTTCCTACCTTCTCATTCATCCATGAAACTTCTACGCCTGGAATCCCTGAGTGAATCAAGCCGTCATGATCCTCATAGATACCGTATTTCGTTCCTGTGCGAAAGGCCCCAATGATTGAGTCTATGGTGTCCCAAATGAGTCCTCTAAGGAACTCAGTATCGTGAGTATGATCGATGTAGTTCTTCACACCGAGAATGAACCACAAGGACGCATCTACACTATCATAGTCCGGCTGAATCCCCCTGTCAGGAAAGTCGTTAGCAATCAGCCCATATCGTGAGTATCTAGCGTATGTGGTGAGAATGCCTCGAGCGTCTTGGAATCTGCCAATTGCTACTGTCAGACCGGGCAAAGAAATCATGGCATCATGACCAATATCCGCCAGTCTGTGATAGCCTGCAATGACCGATTTCCGTTGTGTCGTTTCACGGTCTACAACGAAAGCGTCAGCATTGAAAATCAACCATTCAATATCGGTATCCCGTTCCTTCTCAGACATGCTATAGGCACGACTGTTCAGGATTCTTCTTCGTTTCAGCTCGTTAAACCGCAGTCTAGCAAAATCCTTTCGCTGAGCTTCTGTTAGAGGGCCGAGGCTTTCCAATAGTTCGTTCTTGCTTCGATCAGCCGCAAAAAGAAAAGATAGGAAATGTGAACCAGGTTCAAGAACAGAATGGAAAACTCCAGGGATAAAGAGGACGTCTGTATGATTCAGTCCTCGGGACTTATCCTTGCGATATATCTGCAAATCACTTCTGTGAATTTCGGCTTGCATAAACTCAGCGTCAGGTGTATACGCGAAAACCGTTGGGCTATTCTCACGGGAATCAGAACAGAAATAGGCGTCTTCATCTCTGACTTCAATTTCTGGGTCGAATGTCAATTCCTCAGGCCGTTCGTCAAGGTCGCGGGAAGTCTGCAGTGGAGTTACGGTAAAGACAGTTTCTTCCGTCGTTTCAATCTCGTAATTAACTACGGCGATGTTTCTTCTAAAGGGCATGAATACTGATTTCTTTGCAGCAAAACAGTCCGTCTCATACCGCATCGTAGGAAGCGGATTCAGTT
Proteins encoded:
- a CDS encoding glycogen debranching protein, with protein sequence MPLVSIELDEKDLKLNRAVTFEWLYTNGLGGYASSTVVGLNTRGHHGLLVCALNPPVDRWLTISRLDDVLATSECEYNLSVEETSEGVTRRGYRHMKSFELNPLPTMRYETDCFAAKKSVFMPFRRNIAVVNYEIETTEETVFTVTPLQTSRDLDERPEELTFDPEIEVRDEDAYFCSDSRENSPTVFAYTPDAEFMQAEIHRSDLQIYRKDKSRGLNHTDVLFIPGVFHSVLEPGSHFLSFLFAADRSKNELLESLGPLTEAQRKDFARLRFNELKRRRILNSRAYSMSEKERDTDIEWLIFNADAFVVDRETTQRKSVIAGYHRLADIGHDAMISLPGLTVAIGRFQDARGILTTYARYSRYGLIANDFPDRGIQPDYDSVDASLWFILGVKNYIDHTHDTEFLRGLIWDTIDSIIGAFRTGTKYGIYEDHDGLIHSGIPGVEVSWMNEKVGNWLATPRTGKCVEVNALWFNALMAAGDLCELMGRDSYEYKAVASWIKEAFVQTFWDDELGYLYDVVTDDRNDESLRPNQVFALSLPYNLLDTKKAKSILSVVEEELVTPYGLRTLAPSDPRYAPAHTGGPRSRAGSVHQGTVHPWLIGPFISAYLNLHGRDKGTRQEAEKKFFRPVLSSIRDGCLGTVSGMFDGSDPHRDRGCVSRARCVAELLRLYFEEL